The Candida orthopsilosis Co 90-125, chromosome 7 draft sequence genome has a window encoding:
- a CDS encoding Swe1 protein kinase (with a role in control of growth and morphogenesis, required for full virulence), producing the protein MMSHHHSLHTKHSGNGDHDHDTDSGSTNNNSDTHIGSTQTSSITPHRNRPQPGSHASRVRDHTTSMSQQTPHAQPLDYFTNHHFSRSFNSLILDDNTTTIDKLSSKKTINKSPPFNVKTDYLNDSIDTFLDEEEIANDTDIDEYEDDFLSEGEDEFNVENKGVYLNTTPNKTSNDYRQSSSFATSSQQFVRPSLGPDSSNSTIRNSQSSIKRSSKYINLSIDSSLRTLDGGKMPDEIDKISLNEIDVKVNDYSSPASSRRTDNLLLPSTSNQFKRPHKLISQSPSPSSTKVKTTLSSSSPQSNLHSPSQLGIKHFRGYKINENIVSPIRNRNSESPLSKTHLFGQATKLRKTNTPIIHSSIENVQPGLNQADFDNDVFDSPSKNRKSSNSHQSSIIMYQGSPKLTNTNTDTNTNTNTNTNKNKNKNVATTPFDDKENNDSFRFVKPLQTAFLSNGLLKKNMVQHTITKPPPETPMKRNPLTMINTNKPLHLRFDHDNVNLSHIIEQEEHDRSIEVGRDNGVDDTLNLSDIERSQFKIIPSSAEPNKNDMQQHQDLEVIFTSDIELDDEGSMIPETPTKKHFAQTHHHQSVTAPAPPVPSTTTKQTLSMKLGKLDKLQLNSGPKGFKFGAPSTPIHWGFGDEKDPILKDNPVELPPLNESDQLKLSHHSYLSTYPAKIDEHLINKFGMKNLKYIGHGEFSICFECVFNEDKFAIKRTKKPVIGKLDKQTIMREIDALRTLSSIKDNEDENLAEEQQGKENLVYFIEAWDFDNYYYIMTEYCEGGTLYDFLEDNKHYKIDEFRIWKMIIELANGLRFIHSRNYLHLDLKPANIFITFEGYLKIGDFGLATKLPILEKDFDLEGDRNYIAPELIDDKIYTPFADIFSLGLIILEIAANIILPDNGTPWRKLRSGDLSDAGQLSSDNISMFLQHKPETSSSSNTNFSSSAHSLSLNPHFKSRSTIEHNDDTIGAHDLIPSWAPPFLVGESNALDALVNKMLKPTPFDRPSASSILEMDECVLIENRRKCGATIFEGEFGSPPDDETQ; encoded by the coding sequence ATGATGAGCCACCATCATCTGTTGCATACCAAACACAGTGGCAATGGTGATCATGATCATGATACTGATAGTGgcagcaccaacaacaacagtgATACCCACATAGGTCTGACACAAACATCCAGTATCACTCCACATAGGAATCGACCACAGCCTGGTCTGCATGCCCTGCGAGTCCGTGACCACACGACATCCATGTCTCAGCAAACACCACATGCACAACCGTTGGATTACTTTACAAACCaccatttttcaagatCCTTCAatagtttgattttggatgaTAATACTACAACTATTGACAAATTATCTTCAAAAAAGACCATAAACAAATCACCACCATTTAATGTAAAGACAGATTACTTGAACGATAGCATAGACACCtttcttgatgaagaagaaatagCCAACGATACTGATATTGACGAGTACGAGGACGATTTTTTAAGTGAAGGTGAAGATGAGTTTAATGTGGAAAACAAAGGGGTATACTTGAATACCACCCCCAACAAGACTTCCAACGACTACCGTCAATCAAGCTCATTTGCAACCCTGAGTCAACAGTTTGTTAGGCCGTCCTTGGGACCTGACTCTTCTAATTCAACCATACGAAACTCTCAAAGTTCAATCAAACgatcttcaaaatatatcaacctttcaattgattctaGTCTACGAACATTAGATGGGGGTAAAATGCCTGATGAGATTGATAAAATTAGcttgaatgaaattgatgtcAAAGTTAACGATTATTCTTCACCTGCATCATCACGCAGAACTGATAACTTGTTACTACCATCCACAagtaatcaattcaaacGGCCTCATAAATTAATTAGTCAGTCTCCAtctccatcatcaacaaaggTAAAAACAACATTATCATCCTCATCACCACAATCGAACTTGCATTCACCATCTCAACTTGGAATAAAGCATTTTAGAGGCTACAAGattaatgaaaatataGTATCCCCCATTCGAAATCGAAATTCAGAAAGTCCGCTTTCAAAAACACATTTGTTTGGTCAAGCTACTAAGCTACGAAAAACCAATACACCAATAAtacattcatcaattgaaaatgtacAACCTGGGTTAAATCAAGCTGATTTTGACAATGATGTATTTGATAGCCCGTCAAAGAATAGAAAACTGTCCAATTCTCaccaatcatcaataataatGTACCAAGGAAGTCcgaaattgacaaatacGAACACGGATACGAATACGAATACGAATACGAATACGAATAAGAATAAGAATAAGAATGTTGCCACTACcccatttgatgataagGAAAACAACGATCTGTTCCGTTTTGTCAAGCCTTTGCAAACAGCATTTTTGTCCAATGggttattgaagaagaatatgGTCCAACatacaataacaaaacCACCACCTGAAACTCCAATGAAGAGGAACCCTTTAACCATGATCAATACCAATAAACCTTTACATCTACGATTTGATCACGATAATGTGAACTTATCACATATAATTGAGCAAGAGGAACACGatagatcaattgaagtaGGGAGAGAtaatggtgttgatgatactTTGAATTTGAGCGACATTGAAAGGTCACAGTTCAAGATTATTCCTTCCCTGGCAGAGCCAAACAAGAATGATATGCAACAGCACCAAGATTTGGAAGTGATATTTACTTCCGATATAGAATTGGATGACGAAGGGTCAATGATTCCAGAAACGccaacaaagaaacattTTGCTCAAACACACCATCATCAGTCAGTTACGGCTCCAGCCCCACCGGTACCATCGACAACGACTAAACAGACACTATCAATGAAGCTTGGCAAACTTGACAAGCTACAGTTAAATTCTGGACCTAAAGGCTTCAAGTTTGGTGCACCCTCAACACCAATCCACTGGGGATTTGGCGATGAGAAAGATcccattttgaaagataaTCCAGTGGAATTACCTCCATTGAATGAAAGTGATCAATTAAAATTGAGCCATCATCTGTATTTAAGCACTTATCCCGCCAAAATAGATGAGCATTTGATTAACAAGTTTGGCATGAAGAATCTAAAGTATATTGGACATGGTGAGTTTAGTATATGTTTTGAGTGTGTATTCAATGAGGATAAATTTGCCATCAAGAGAACTAAAAAGCCAGTTATTGGTAAATTAGATAAACAAACTATAATGAGAGAGATTGATGCATTGAGAACTCTTTCAAGTATCAAggataatgaagatgaaaatttggCAGAAGAACAGCAAGGGAAAGAAAATTTGGTTTATTTCATTGAAGCTTGGGATTTTGATAATTACTATTACATCATGACGGAATATTGCGAAGGTGGTACTCTTTATGATTTTTTGGAAGATAATAAACATTACAAGATCGATGAATTTAGGATATGGAAAATGATTATAGAATTAGCCAATGGATTACGATTCATTCACCTGAGGAATTATCTACATCTTGATTTAAAACCAGcaaatattttcatcacATTTGAAGGATATTTaaaaattggtgatttcGGCCTAGCTACAAAATTACccattttggaaaaagattttgatttagAAGGTGATCGAAATTATATTGCACCTGaattaattgatgataagaTATACACACCGTTTGCTGATATTTTCAGTCTTGGTTTAATTATATTGGAAATTGCGGCAAATATAATCTTGCCTGATAACGGAACACCATGGAGGAAATTACGAAGTGGTGATTTGAGTGATGCTGGTCAATTATCAAGTGATAATATTTCCATGTTTTTACAACATAAACCAGAGACTAGTAGTTCATCAAATACGAATTTCAGCTCTTCGGCTCATTCATTATCATTGAATCcacatttcaaatcaagatCTACAATTGAACATAATGATGATACTATCGGGGCTCATGATTTGATTCCTTCTTGGGCTCCACCTTTTTTGGTTGGAGAATCAAATGCATTGGATGCTTTGGTGAACAAGATGTTGAAACCTACTCCATTTGATAGACCTAGTGCtagttcaattttggaaatggaTGAATGTgtcttgattgaaaatagaAGGAAGTGTGGTGCTACGATTTTCGAAGGTGAATTTGGAAGTCCACCCGATGATGAAACCCAATAA